Proteins encoded within one genomic window of Hevea brasiliensis isolate MT/VB/25A 57/8 chromosome 8, ASM3005281v1, whole genome shotgun sequence:
- the LOC131182124 gene encoding uncharacterized protein LOC131182124, giving the protein MLIPGKDSPGNDIDVYLRPLIDELKELWENGVETFDSYSNENFQLHAALLWTINDFPAYGMLSGWSTKGKLACPLRHNLDVMHIEKNISETIIGTLLAIDGKTKDNVKTRLDLEEMGIRKELHLQRDGDRILMPLACYTLPLSERKKFCEWLKLIKLHDGYASNLSRCINVDDCRLSGMKSHDYHVFLQRLLPAVAHGFLRKDLYIVLSELSSFFKDLCSKTMERATLHKLQNDIALILCKLETIYPPSFFVIMTHLSIHLPCEIELGGPVQYRWMYFVERHNRVERNFDRPEMSIPNGFLIFAQKVVQKNLRGSLESTNHLYVLGLGPDMRVAKYSGIIVNGIRFHNIERDKYRHTQNSGIVVKGEHNSEEIDFYGELTNIIELEYCHGNCVYVFKCNWWNIGDKKNGSRTYGQLMSVNVNRKWYVDDPFVLANQASQAFYINDIKNGSGWKIVQKSYPINVYDVPENEGIDNERFDFNDEPYQQYEINDGNVIEQIDNQDIESLHHDDEILEEIDATTILSKNSRKSSEDTISDDSTDEEDDTIIDYCVSDADDKEEDDNNENNYDEEDDDDF; this is encoded by the exons atgcTTATACCAGGTAAGGATTCTCCTGGTAATGATATTGATGTTTATTTACGACCATTAATAGATGAACTAAAAGAATTATGGGAAAATGGTGTGGAGACATTTGATTCATATAGTAACGAAAATTTTCAATTACATGCTGCATTGTTATGGACAATAAATGATTTTCCTGCTTATGGAATGTTATCTGGGTGGAGTACAAAGGGAAAATTAGCATGTCCA TTACGCCACAATTTGGATGTGATGCACATTGAGAAAAATATAAGTGAAACCATTATAGGGACGTTGTTGGCAATAGATGGGAAGACAAAAGACAATGTCAAGACTCGTTTGGATTTGGAAGAAATGGGTATAAGAAAAGAATTGCACTTGCAAAGAGATGGTGATAGGATTTTAATGCCATTAGCATGTTACACTTTACCATTatcagaaaggaagaagttttgtgaatggttaaaattaattaagttacaTGATGGTTACGCCTCTAACTTGTCTCGATGCATAAATGTTGATGATTGTAGATTATCAGGAATGAAAAGCCATGACTATCATGTATTTTTACAACGATTACTTCCAGCTGTAGCTCATGGTTTTTTGAGAAAGGATCTTTATATTGTGTTGTCTGAGTTGAGTTCTTTCTTCAAAGACTTATGCTCGAAGACAATGGAAAGAGCTACTTTACATAAGTTACAAAATGATATAGCTCTAATATTGTGTAAACTTGAAACCATATATCCACCATCATTTTTTGTGATTATGacacatttatcaattcacttaccaTGTGAAATAGAACTTGGTGGGCCAGTTCAATATCGATGGATGTATTTTGTTGAAAG GCACAATCGAGTGGAAAGGAATTTTGATAGGCCTGAAATGTCGATACCCAATGGGTTTTTAATTTTTGCACAAAAG gtGGTACAAAAGAATCTAAGAGGCTCGCTTGAATCAACAAATCATTTATATGTGTTGGGTTTAGGGCCTGATATGCGTGTTGCAAAGTATAGTGGTATAATTGTGAATGGAATTAGATTTCACAACATTGAACGTGACAAGTATCGTCATACTCAAAATAGTGGTATTGTGGTGAAAGGAGAACATAATTCAGAAGAAATTGATTTTTATGGTGAGTTAACTAATATCATTGAGCTTGAGTATTGTCATGGGAATTGTGTTTATGTGTTTAAATGTAACTGGTGGAATATCGGCGATAAAAAGAATGGATCAAGAACATATGGCCAATTAATGAGTGTTAATGTGAATCGAAAATGGTATGTAGATGACCCTTTTGTGTTGGCAAATCAAGCATCGCAAGcattttatataaatgatatAAAAAATGGCAGTGGTTGGAAAATTGTGCAGAAATCTTATCCTATAAATGTATATGATGTTCCAGAAAATGAAGGAATAGATAATGAAAGATTTGACTTTAATGACGAGCCCTATCAGCAATATGAGATAAATGATGGAAATGTGATTGAACAAATTGATAATCAAGATATAGAATCATTGCATCATGATGATGAAATTTTAGAAGAAATTGATGCTACCACTATACTCTCAAAGAATAGCCGAAAATCAAGTGAAGATACAATTAGTGATGATTCtactgatgaagaagatgatacgATTATTGATTATTGTGTTAGTGATGCTGATGACAAGGAAGAAGATGACAACAATGAAAACAATTATGATGAGGAAGATGATGAtgatttttaa
- the LOC131182125 gene encoding uncharacterized protein LOC131182125 has product MDRSWMLNKNKFSSEYIQGVRSFLDVAKQHVDSSGRIRCPCKNCNNCYLKKVVEVKQDLFLHGFVEDYTQWTHHEFSAERPSSNHETTSSEKEVEKFARLLNDAQCELYPGCKKYSKLSFLIKMIYNKTITNSSNKSFSMNLELFKDALPEGETLPKSYYEVKKLMHDLGIGYITIDACVNDCILYWKEYEHLDTCLNPMCRAPRWKYGLGKCKKIAQKVVRYFPLKPRLQRLFMSKEIAKDMRWHKEKRVNDDVIRHPADAEAWKEFDKENDWFAQDPRNV; this is encoded by the exons ATGGATAGAAGTTGGATGCTAAATAAGAATAAATTTAGTTCAGAATATATTCAAGGGGTGCGTAGTTTCTTAGATGTTGCAAAACAACATGTTGACTCCAGTGGTAGGATTCGATGTCCTTGCAAAAATTGTAACAATTGTTACTTGAAAAAAGTGGTAGAGGTGAAACAAGACTTGTTTCTTCATGGGTTTGTTGAGGATTATACTCAATGGACACATCATG AATTTAGTGCTGAACGACCCTCGAGCAATCATGAAACAACCTCATCTGAAAAGGAAGTAGAGAAATTTGCTAGATTGTTGAATGATGCTCAATGCGAACTATACCCAGGTTGTAAGAAGTATTCCAAATTATCATTTCTTATCAAgatgatttataacaaaacaaTTACTAATTCTAGCAATAAGTCCTTCAGTATGAACTTAGAGTTATTCAAGGATGCGCTCCCAGAAGGTGAAACACTTCCCAAATCTTATTATGAGGTGAAAAAATTGATGCATGATCTTGGCATTGGTTATATCACCATAGATGCATGTGTGAATGATTGCATACTATATTGGAAGGAGTATGAGCATTTAGATACATGCCTTAATCCGATGTGTAGAGCCCCTCGATGGAAGTATGGTTTGGGTAAATGTAAGAAGATTGCTCAAAAGGTAGTTAGATATTTTCCTTTGAAACCTAGACTTCAAAGATTATTTATGTCGAAGGAAATTGCTAAGGATATGAGGTGGCATAAAGAAAAGCGGGTAAATGATGATGTTATTAGGCATCCAGCTGATGCTGAGGCATGGAAAGAGTTTGATAAGGAAAATGATTGGTTTGCTCAAGATCCTCGCAATGTGTGA